The Candidatus Acidulodesulfobacterium acidiphilum region AGTCCGTTCTGGTTCTTTCATGCGGCAGCGGAGTGCAGTCCGCCGTATCTGCTCTGCCTGAAAATATAAAAGTCGTTTCCGGCGTTGACACAATGTTTCTGGGAAATATCGAAAATCTTTCGTCGCTTAAAGAGATGTGTTCTTTATGCGGCAGCTGCGTGCTAAACGAAACAGGCGGAATATGCCCCGTAACCCTCTGCCCTAAAGGCCTGCTGAACGGACCTTGCGGCGGCATGAAAAATTATAAATGCGAAATAGACGAAAGCATGGATTGCGCTTGGGTAAGAATATACGAAAGGTCGATAGTCCAAAACACGCTCGAAGATATCAAAAAAACGGCAAAGCCTAAAGACTATTCGGTTAAAAAACCCGCCGCTACGCTTAAATTTACCGGTTCGCATAAATAAAATATAACTAATCTCGCTTTAATATTAATAATATAAAAATAAAAGGGACGGAATTTTTTATGAAAAGTTTTAACGTAAAAGCGCCGGATTATATTTATAAAATAAATCCTTACATTCCGGGAAAACCCATAGAAGAAGTCGAAAGAGAAAAAGGGATTAAAAATATAGTCAAACTTGCGTCGAACGAAAACCCGCTCGGTCCTTCTCCTTTGGCTTTAAAAGCAATTAAGTCCGCGCTTAAAAACTTAAACAGATATCCCGACGGTTCCGGTTTTTATTTAAAACAGGAATTAGTTAAATTTTTTTCTAACTGCGGCAAGCTTGCTTCCGAAAATTTTATACTGGGAAACGGTTCAAACGAACTTATAGATATCGCGGTCAGGACGTTTTGCGAAAGAGACGAAAATATAGTATCGCCTTTTCCGTCTTTCGTGGCGTATTATCTTGCCGGCGAACAGCTTGGAATAAAATTAAAAATAAGCAAACTAAAAGATTACGCTCTCGATTTAGACGATATGTATAAACTTATCGACGCAAAAACAAAAGTAGTTTTTATATCTAACCCTAATAATCCTACCGGAACGTTTTATTCTAACGATAAAATTATAAATTTTATAAAAAAGATTAAAGACGACGTTTTAATCATAGTCGATGAAGCGTACATAGAATATATAGGCAGGTCTCTTGCCGAAGACGTAAGCGTATCCGATTTTCCCAACGTTTTGATTCTTCGCACTTTTTCCAAGGTTTACGGACTTGCCGGACTAAGGATAGGCTACGGAATAGGGCATAAAGATTTAATTTCGCTAATGGACAGGGTAAGAGAGCCTTTTAACGTAAATTCTCTTTCTTTGGCCGCAGCCGCGGCGGCTTTAAACGATGCAGAATATCTAAAAAAAGTTATAACGACCAACGAAACCGAAAAGAAATATCTTTACGGCGAATTTAAAAAAGCCGGATTAGAGTTCATCGAAACCGGAGCGAATTTTATACTCGTGAAATTAAAAGGGCGAAAAGCAGCCGAAACGGCGGAAAAATTTTTGGAAGCGGGCGTTATAATAAGACCTATGGACAGATTCGGCTA contains the following coding sequences:
- a CDS encoding 5,10-methylenetetrahydrofolate reductase, with the translated sequence MIVSKQKDLDDILKKIRGSVFIFGCGICSDTSRTGGPKEVEAMSKILTDRNITVEGTYVIDAMCHIQKVRKAVRDNKDVLFKAQSVLVLSCGSGVQSAVSALPENIKVVSGVDTMFLGNIENLSSLKEMCSLCGSCVLNETGGICPVTLCPKGLLNGPCGGMKNYKCEIDESMDCAWVRIYERSIVQNTLEDIKKTAKPKDYSVKKPAATLKFTGSHK
- a CDS encoding histidinol-phosphate transaminase, whose product is MKSFNVKAPDYIYKINPYIPGKPIEEVEREKGIKNIVKLASNENPLGPSPLALKAIKSALKNLNRYPDGSGFYLKQELVKFFSNCGKLASENFILGNGSNELIDIAVRTFCERDENIVSPFPSFVAYYLAGEQLGIKLKISKLKDYALDLDDMYKLIDAKTKVVFISNPNNPTGTFYSNDKIINFIKKIKDDVLIIVDEAYIEYIGRSLAEDVSVSDFPNVLILRTFSKVYGLAGLRIGYGIGHKDLISLMDRVREPFNVNSLSLAAAAAALNDAEYLKKVITTNETEKKYLYGEFKKAGLEFIETGANFILVKLKGRKAAETAEKFLEAGVIIRPMDRFGYADMVRITIGTHKENVKFVKALL